Part of the Drosophila gunungcola strain Sukarami unplaced genomic scaffold, Dgunungcola_SK_2 000107F, whole genome shotgun sequence genome is shown below.
GCTCTTCTTGAAGATGCTACCCATCGGCGTCTCCAACGCCGGCTGCTCATTATCCTCGTCCTCAtcttcgtcgtcgtcgtcgtcgtccagGGAAATGGTGAATATGGGCTCCTCCTCTTTCACCTGCTTGGCGGGCGTGGGCACAGCTGCAGCCGTACTTGTTTGTCGGCGCTTGCCGAGATTGCTGGAGATCGAAGGTGGCTGCGTTGGCGGCGCCACTGGCGGAGCGGGCACAACCACTGGGGCAACGGCAACGGGAGCGGCAACGGCAACATCGGGCGGCGGCAGGGATGGCGGCGCTATCGggggagctggaggagcaactgGCTTGGCTGACTGCTCCTGGACTGGCTTGTCCATGGCAGGCATCTCCTGTATAGCTTGCTGGGCGGTTTGGTATTGATTCTGCATTCCCTGTGGCGGCGGTCCCTTGTTGAAGCCGCGATTCTCATTCGCAAAGTGGCCAGGATGTCCGTGTTGTCTGTTGCCTTGGTGGCCAAAATTGGATACCTGTTCAGCGAAATTTGGACCACCACCGAATGTTTCCTTtggctcctgctcctccaaatcctcctcctcctcctcatcctcctcctgCCCCGCCTTGGCCATGCCCCCTTCTTTGGGCATAGAGTCTGTGGCCAATCCTCCAGAGCCACCAACACCAcaaccagcaccagcagccaTCTGCTGCTGACGACGTCGCCGCATCTGCTCCCTGCGCTCGGCAATGCGACGGCGCTGCTTCTCGAACTCCTCCTCGTAGCGGCGATACTCATCGCGATCCGGATGATTGGCGTTGGCCCGCTTCCAGTCCTCGAACTGCTGCTCCCACTGGTCGAACAGGCGATCAAAGCTGGCCTCATCCAGATCGGGAGCCTGCTGTTGGTTGCGGTTTTGTTGCTGCGGGGGTTGATTTTGAgacgactgctgctgctgttgttgttgtggcggCTGATTGAAGTTGTTGCGCTGATTGAAATTGCCGCGATTCTGGTTGAAATTTCCTGGACCAGAATCATTGCCTGATCCTGATTCTCCTCCTCCGCCGACTCCCCTCTCATCCGAGTATCCCTGCATACCCTGGTTGCGATTGTTATCCCAGCGATTGCTCTGCCGGCGATTGTTGTTATTGAagttgccattgttgttgttgccaaaGTTGTCAGGTCCGCGGTTGGCAAAGTTATCTCTGCCTGGGTTGCCTCCTCCTGATCCACCTCCGCCAAAATTGCCTCCACCTTGATCCTGGTTATTATAACTATTGCCATAGTTGCCCTGAAAGTTGCCCGTTCGCTGGCCAaagttgttgctattgttgtcATTGCCATCTGGACCAAAATCGGACTGAGAGTTCTTGGTGAATGGGCTTTGGTTGCGTTGGGCAGCATTCAGATTCTGATTCTGGTTCTGGTTACCATCTCCTCCACCCATTCCTCTTTCGTCCGGTTGCCCCCAACTCTTGCGATTGTTCTGAAAGTTGTTCtgcttattgttgttgttcctcATTGGCGGTGGCTCCGCATCCGAATTGTTGTTCTGCCAACGATTCTGGCGGGGATTCAGCTGTGGCTGGGTACTGTTACTGTTTTGGTGCTCTTGTTGCTCATTTATGTTCGGCGGCGGTCCACTCAGCCAGCGGTTTTGATCGCTGGGCGGTGGTGGTCCGCTCATCCAGCGATTTTGGTTTTGATTCTGTTGAATCTGTTGCTGATCTCCGACAGATTGTGATTGATTTGGCGGGCCATCCCAGCGTCgattgttgtcgttgttgttgttgatgacCTGAGGTGGTCCATTCCAGCGATTGTTGTTATCATTCTGCGGCGGTGGACCATCCCAGCGtcctggttgttgttgttgctgcccaAAGTTATCGGGCGGCGGACCACTGGTTTCCCAGGGCGGACGACTACTTCGTTGACTGTTGTTGCCCCActgctggttgttgttgtccatgttgttgttgttttgcagctgctgctgctgttgcggtGGTGGTCTCTGCAGCGAAGGTGGCGGCTGCTGGAGATTGGGAAAGCCCTGGTTGTCCGGTTGTCCGCCACTATTGTAGTTCATTTGTCCGCCATACCGATTCGATGgcggctgttgttgctgctgttgcat
Proteins encoded:
- the LOC128265280 gene encoding uncharacterized protein LOC128265280 isoform X2, with product MWNQWQQAAAVAAPMSAPPPQPSVPPPLPDAPPPPPPSDGGALAGGGGGGAPSATSVQAAAAQAATTGTTTTAAAAMAFNPYSSGQATGAGNPYEQYTAAQYAAMTPEQQYALQHHWHQWQTYQAEYAKWHAQYGEQYKREMAAAAAVATNPAVQGVPAPVAAVVSPAPVVPAVVVPGPQAYPVAQNYYQGMSAVSPAPATTPNPMQNPLPVGGAPLPGKIMAQPQMYNQPPPPPPYKSGYQMSNQSQGNDNNQQHQGMWSGPPPMQQQQQQPPSNRYGGQMNYNSGGQPDNQGFPNLQQPPPSLQRPPPQQQQQLQNNNNMDNNNQQWGNNSQRSSRPPWETSGPPPDNFGQQQQQPGRWDGPPPQNDNNNRWNGPPQVINNNNDNNRRWDGPPNQSQSVGDQQQIQQNQNQNRWMSGPPPPSDQNRWLSGPPPNINEQQEHQNSNSTQPQLNPRQNRWQNNNSDAEPPPMRNNNNKQNNFQNNRKSWGQPDERGMGGGDGNQNQNQNLNAAQRNQSPFTKNSQSDFGPDGNDNNSNNFGQRTGNFQGNYGNSYNNQDQGGGNFGGGGSGGGNPGRDNFANRGPDNFGNNNNGNFNNNNRRQSNRWDNNRNQGMQGYSDERGVGGGGESGSGNDSGPGNFNQNRGNFNQRNNFNQPPQQQQQQQSSQNQPPQQQNRNQQQAPDLDEASFDRLFDQWEQQFEDWKRANANHPDRDEYRRYEEEFEKQRRRIAERREQMRRRRQQQMAAGAGCGVGGSGGLATDSMPKEGGMAKAGQEEDEEEEEDLEEQEPKETFGGGPNFAEQVSNFGHQGNRQHGHPGHFANENRGFNKGPPPQGMQNQYQTAQQAIQEMPAMDKPVQEQSAKPVAPPAPPIAPPSLPPPDVAVAAPVAVAPVVVPAPPVAPPTQPPSISSNLGKRRQTSTAAAVPTPAKQVKEEEPIFTISLDDDDDDEDEDEDNEQPALETPMGSIFKKSDGIPGLDLVADGTDGKNASSVFDVGSEQAVESSSQPAGPQAASKTNETLSNVLKDPNFFNNLTQAVANVQEREQRDRQQREVRDQAQDQEQQQQQQQQQSADHETGADGRPLSFTEWQRKKNGGNDGKSQDSHGTHSPSGSEPAEHSGQAMNQGGPGAGPGPNSRGPNDGPPTSRFDNFGPNQVPGNNFVDFDGNNGPGPGPGPGFYPPGRNFGPRGPNFGPNFGPGPGPHFGPNGPHFGPNGPHFGPGPGNFRHSGPNFGPNFGPNYGPRNFGPRGPGGGPFGPPRRDDFGGPPPFGGPGGPGPNFGPGMGPNGPRGFNNNGGNGGGPSCDNPFRRQGGPPGGPGFDDDGLGAPPPRGGPRNFQQRNSFGGGGNPGGPNMNHRKNWNDGTTMPVPTMGSQQDHQHPHPRMQLPRRRTTVTAPTRPTIAAS
- the LOC128265280 gene encoding uncharacterized protein LOC128265280 isoform X3 — translated: MWNQWQQAAAVAAPMSAPPPQPSVPPPLPDAPPPPPPSDGGALAGGGGGGAPSATSVQAAAAQAATTGTTTTAAAAMAFNPYSSGQATGAGNPYEQYTAAQYAAMTPEQQYALQHHWHQWQTYQAEYAKWHAQYGEQYKREMAAAAAVATNPAVQGVPAPVAAVVSPAPVVPAVVVPGPQAYPVAQNYYQGMSAVSPAPATTPNPMQNPLPVGGAPLPGKIMAQPQMYNQPPPPPPYKSGYQMSNQSQGNDNNQQHQGMWSGPPPMQQQQQQPPSNRYGGQMNYNSGGQPDNQGFPNLQQPPPSLQRPPPQQQQQLQNNNNMDNNNQQWGNNSQRSSRPPWETSGPPPDNFGQQQQQPGRWDGPPPQNDNNNRWNGPPQVINNNNDNNRRWDGPPNQSQSVGDQQQIQQNQNQNRWMSGPPPPSDQNRWLSGPPPNINEQQEHQNSNSTQPQLNPRQNRWQNNNSDAEPPPMRNNNNKQNNFQNNRKSWGQPDERGMGGGDGNQNQNQNLNAAQRNQSPFTKNSQSDFGPDGNDNNSNNFGQRTGNFQGNYGNSYNNQDQGGGNFGGGGSGGGNPGRDNFANRGPDNFGNNNNGNFNNNNRRQSNRWDNNRNQGMQGYSDERGVGGGGESGSGNDSGPGNFNQNRGNFNQRNNFNQPPQQQQQQQSSQNQPPQQQNRNQQQAPDLDEASFDRLFDQWEQQFEDWKRANANHPDRDEYRRYEEEFEKQRRRIAERREQMRRRRQQQMAAGAGCGVGGSGGLATDSMPKEGGMAKAGQEEDEEEEEDLEEQEPKETFGGGPNFAEQVSNFGHQGNRQHGHPGHFANENRGFNKGPPPQGMQNQYQTAQQAIQEMPAMDKPVQEQSAKPVAPPAPPIAPPSLPPPDVAVAAPVAVAPVVVPAPPVAPPTQPPSISSNLGKRRQTSTAAAVPTPAKQVKEEEPIFTISLDDDDDDEDEDEDNEQPALETPMGSIFKKSDGIPGLDLVADGTDGKNASSVFDVGSEQAVESSSQPAGPQAASKTNETLSNVLKDPNFFNNLTQAVANVQEREQRDRQQREVRDQAQDQEQQQQQQQQQSADHETGADGRPLSFTEWQRKKNGGNDGKSQDSHGTHSPSGSEPAEHSGQAMNQGGPGAGPGPNSRGPNDGPPTSRFDNFGPNQVPGNNFVDFDGNNGPGPGPGPGFYPPGRNFGPRGPNFGPNFGPGPGPHFGPNGPHFGPNGPHFGPGPGNFRHSGPNFGPNFGPNYGPRNFGPRGPGGGPFGPPRRDDFGGPPPFGGPGGPGPNFGPGMGPNGPRGFNNNGGNGGGPSCDNPFRRQGGPPGGPGFDDDGLGAPPPRGGPRNFQQRNSFGGGGNPGGPNMNHRKNWNDGKKKGGKNQQQQQQQRRN